One genomic region from Candidatus Thermoplasmatota archaeon encodes:
- a CDS encoding GNAT family N-acetyltransferase: MTESPQNGLELRPTNDYEAIRRLALASGLEDGTFQRTVAAFGYYLFDDLVGCASLNRDGGRYLVDWLAVAERMRGKGLGDGLVSMIAKEAKKRGANRLWALARAPEFFEKIGFRRSVVDDGIGPVLDNCLVCRQYQKSCFPAVMMKDL; the protein is encoded by the coding sequence ATGACGGAATCGCCTCAGAACGGGCTCGAACTTAGGCCCACGAACGACTACGAGGCCATCCGTCGGCTGGCGCTCGCTTCCGGCCTCGAAGACGGGACATTCCAACGAACTGTCGCAGCGTTCGGCTACTATCTATTCGACGATCTGGTTGGCTGCGCCTCGCTCAATAGGGATGGGGGAAGATACCTAGTGGATTGGCTTGCCGTCGCTGAGCGCATGAGAGGGAAGGGGCTGGGCGATGGGCTTGTTAGCATGATAGCGAAAGAGGCAAAGAAGCGAGGGGCTAACAGACTGTGGGCCTTGGCCCGAGCACCGGAGTTCTTCGAGAAGATAGGTTTCAGACGGAGCGTCGTGGATGATGGCATTGGGCCAGTATTGGACAATTGCCTTGTCTGCCGCCAATACCAGAAAAGCTGCTTCCCCGCCGTAATGATGAAGGACCTTTGA